Within bacterium, the genomic segment TAAACAAGAGTTTGAATCGGATGCGAATGAGACAATGGATCTTTCTGCTGGTGCTGCTGCCTGCGGTTCTCGGGGCGGCCGTGGTCACGACGCATCGTCTCTCCGGAGCGGCGACGCAAACGACCGGGCTGGCGGGCAATGGCATTACGGACATCGTCTGCAGCGGCTCCCGGCTCTGGCTGGGGACGGGCAATGGACTGAGCCGCCTCGATCTGACCACCAACGAATTCACCAGCTATACCTCGACGCCGGGAATTGGGCATGGCAGCGTCGCGGCACTCTGGGCACGGGGTGACACCATCATCGTTGCCACAGCCACCGATACGGTGACGAAGGTCGATCCCGCCGCTCTGCCTAAGGGCACCGGGATCAGTTTTTCCTTTGATGGCGGCGCCAGCTGGCGGCACTCGCCGCAGCCCGGGGCCACTCCGATCCAGAACCTCACCTATGATATCGCGGTTGTCGCCCAAACGGTCTGGATCGTCAGCTATGGGGGCGGCGTGCAGAAATCGGCCGACTGGGGACGGAGCTGGATCGAGGCCGCCCCGGATACCTTCAACTTCGATCCGTACGGCCGTTACAACCACCGCGGATTCTCCGCCGCCGCCGGCAGCAACAGCCTCTGGATCGGCACAGCCGAGGGCGTCAACAAAAGCCTTGACAACGGCGCTACCTGGACCAATTTTAATCATCTCAGTCAACCCGAGCCCATCTCCGGCAACTTCGTCGTCGCACTCGGCGTGCAGCAGACCGGCGGCCGCGAAATCATCTGGGCCGCGACCTGGACCGCTGAAGGCGAAAGCGAATACAATGCGGTCTCCTGCTCCCAGGACGGCGGATTGACCTGGGAGACCTTTCTGCACAATGAAAAAGCGCATAATTTTGCCTTTGACGATTCGGTCGTCTATGTCGCTACCGACAACGGCCTCTATGTCTCGCACGATCTGGGTAAGCGCTGGTATCTGTATCCGGTGATGCACGACGCGAACGATGGCGATCGGGTCCTCAGCACCGAGGCCTACTCCGCTTTTGCCCGCGACGGCGTACTTTGGGCGGGCATGGCCGACGGTCTCGCCCGCACGGCGGACAACGGCTATACCTGGGCGATCCAGCGTGCCTTCGTCCGGACCGGGCGGGGTGGAGAGGCGCGCACCTATGCCTATCCCAATCCCTTTTCGCCAATGCGGCAGAATCTGCTCGGAGGCGATGGCTACGTCCGGTTTCAATACAATACCCAAAAGCCGACGCGGGTGACCGTGAAGGTTTTCGATTTTGCCATGGACCTGGTGGCCACCGTCATCCAAGATGCCTATCGCAGCGGTCCCGCCGACTGTGCCGAGATCTGGAACGGCCGCAACGCGTATGGCGATCTGGTGGCCAATGGCGCCTATTTCTACAGCGTCGCTCTCGAAGGGGATGGCGTCTATTGGGGCAAGGTGCTGGTGGTGAATTAGCCTGTTCAGGATATGAGGGAGATGATGAAGAGAGTCTGTTCGATCGCCTGCACCTTGCTGCTGCTGGCTCAAGCCCTGATGGCCTCGGAAGGAGATGGCGGCTATGCCGGCGCGTTTTTGCGTATGGGAATCGGCGCGCGCGCCAAATCCTTGGGCGATGCCTTTTCCGCGGTGGCCGAGGATGCCTTCGCCGGCATCTATAATCCTGCGCTGCTGCCGCATCTCAAGGGGCGGCAGGCGGCCCTCTCCTACGCCTTTTTACCGCTCGATCGCAAGCTCGATTATATCGGTTATGCGCAGCCCGTCCGCCCCAAAGCGGTGGCAGGCGAAGAACGGGCGCCGTTGCGCGCCGGCTTCGCTCTGGCCTGGATCCATTCCGGGGTGGAGCGTATTGACGGGCGCGATCTCGCGGGGAGCCATACTGAAGATTATTCCTTCAGCGAGAATGCCTTTTTCCTCTCCTTTGCCCTGAGTCCGGCCGAGCGTTTTTCGCTTGGCGTCAGCGGCAAGATCCTCTACAGCCGTATGCCAGGAGTCAACAATGATGGTTCCGCGATCTCTTCGATGGGGCTCGGCGTCGATTTTGGCGCATACTACCGCCCATTCGCGGATTTCAGTCTGGGCGTGGTGCTGCGCGACAATCTTTCCAAATACACCTGGAATACGGAAAAGGTCTGGGAGCGCGGGACCAACATCAATGACAAGTTCCCGCGGTCGACTCGACTGGCTGCGGCCTACCGACCGCCGCTGCGCTGGCTCTTGCTGACCGCCGAGGCGGAGGATTCACGCGAGCAGAATCCGCGCTATCATTTTGGCGCCGAGGCGGCGCTGCCGGAGGCTGGCGCCCTCCGGCTTGGTTTGGATGACGGGCAGCTGACCGCCGGCATCGGTGTCGCCCTGAAGGTGTATGGCAAAACGATAATGTTGAACTATGCCTATGCTACGCCCGGTGATGCGCCGCGGGCGGACCATGTCATTTCCTGGGACCTTAACCTGTAAAGGCAAAGATTAGGGACGGGACGTCAGATGAGAGAGGTGAAAATAATGTTGGGCAGCCTGATGCTGCTGGTCTTGCTACAAAGTGCGGCCGTCCGGGCGCAATGGCAGAGCGGTTTTGCGGTTCTGCAGATCGGCACCGGCGCCCGCGCCGCGGCGATGGGCGAGGCTTTTGCGGCCGTTTCCGGGGATGTCAGCGCTCCCTTTTGGAATCCAGCGGGTGCAGCCGCAGCGCGGAGATTTCAGGCGCATCTTGCCCACAATCAGTGGATCCAGGAGGTCACCCACGACGCCGCTGCGGCGCTTTTCCCGCTTCAACCCTTCACTTTCGGGGTGCACGCCCTGGTGGTGTCAACCGACGGCATCGAGCAGCGCTATTACCCGACGGAAGAGCCCCTGAGCACTTTTGCCGCGCACGACGTCGTCTTTGGCGTCACCCTCGCCCGGTATATCGGGGAGTATCTCGCCTTGGGGTGCAATCTGCGTTATCTGAATGAAAAGATTTTCGACGAGGCCGCCAGCGGCTATAGTGCGGATTTCGGGGCCATCTGCAAAACACCCCTCAAGGAGGTGACCGCCGGGGTGGTGGTGCAGCATCTCGGCTCCGCCCGGGAAATGATAACCCAAAAGGTAACACTGCCGCATACGCTGCGAGTCGGTGTCGCCTATGCGCTGCCGCTCGGGAGTCCCGAGTCGCCCTGGCTGCTGACGGCGGATTATGTCGGCGTCCGCCATCAGAAGAACCATCTGCTGATCGGGGCGGAGATCCGGCCGCTGCCGCTGCTGGCCTTGCGGGCCGGGTATCAGACAGGTTATGCTTCACGCGATTTCAGCGCAGGATTTGGCGTGCACCTCGGTCAAATCGCGATCGATTATGCCTGGGTGCCGTTTCAGGAGGAGTTGGGACGGGCGCACCGCTTCTCGTTGTCCATAGGCCCCTGATTTTTTACTTGCTTAGACCCAAGAAAATAGGTATAATAAAATTTTAGATCCGATCGACCCAGTACAAACCGAGGTGGAAAGCATGGCCAAGTACAAGATCGCACTGCTGCCGGGTGATGGTATCGGCAAGGATGTGATGGATGCCGCACAGATTGTGTTGGACCAGCTGGCGCTGGACGCTGAATACACACATGGCGATATCGGTTGGGAGTTCTGGTGCAAGGAAGGCGATCCGCTGCCCAAGCGGACAACGGATCTGCTGCGCAATACCGACTGCGCCCTCTTTGGCGCCATCACCTCCAAGCCCAAGGAAGAAGCCGAGGCCGAGCTGGATCCGGCGCTGAAAGGCAAGGGGTTCATTTACGCCAGCCCGATCGTCCGGTTGCGCCAGGAGTTCAATCTGCGGACTAATCTCCGTCCCTGCAGGGCGTACAAGGGGAATCCGCTCAATTTCCGCGACGATATCGATATTGTGGTCTTCCGCGAGAACACCGAGGATCTCTATGCCGGCGTCGAATTTCATCCCCTGCCCGCCGAGGTAATGCAGACTCTGGTGAAGCACAATTCAAAGATGAAGCGGTTCGAATCTGTACCCTTGGAGGATATCGCCGTCTCTTTGCGCATCAATACCCGCCAGGGCTGCCGCAACATCATCCGCGATGCTTTTGAGTATGCCGAAAAGTACGGCTACAAAACCGTTACGGTGGTGGAAAAGCCCAATGTGGTGCGTGAGACCAGCGGTCTCATGGTGAGGGAGGCGCGCAAGATTGCTGCAGAGTATCCCGGAATCGCCCTGTGGGAGGCGAATATCGATGCCATGTGCATGTGGCTGATCAAGAATCCCCAGGATTACGGGGTGCTGGTGACCAGCAATCTTTTCGGTGACATCATCAGCGATCTCTGCGCCCAACTCATCGGCGGTTTAGGATTCAGCAGTAGCGGCAACATCGGCGACCACTATGCGGTCTTTGAACCGACCCATGGTTCTGCGCCTAAATATGCCGGACAATACAAGGTCAATCCCATGGCCATGCTGCTCACGGTCCGGCTGATGCTGGATTGGCTCGGAGAGACCGCCATGGCGCAGCGGCTGGAGCGCGCGTGCGCGGCCGTGATCGCCGAAGGCCGGGTGCGCACCTATGATATGGGCGGGACGAGCACGAGTCTCGATGT encodes:
- a CDS encoding PorV/PorQ family protein, which translates into the protein MLGSLMLLVLLQSAAVRAQWQSGFAVLQIGTGARAAAMGEAFAAVSGDVSAPFWNPAGAAAARRFQAHLAHNQWIQEVTHDAAAALFPLQPFTFGVHALVVSTDGIEQRYYPTEEPLSTFAAHDVVFGVTLARYIGEYLALGCNLRYLNEKIFDEAASGYSADFGAICKTPLKEVTAGVVVQHLGSAREMITQKVTLPHTLRVGVAYALPLGSPESPWLLTADYVGVRHQKNHLLIGAEIRPLPLLALRAGYQTGYASRDFSAGFGVHLGQIAIDYAWVPFQEELGRAHRFSLSIGP
- a CDS encoding isocitrate/isopropylmalate dehydrogenase family protein — encoded protein: MAKYKIALLPGDGIGKDVMDAAQIVLDQLALDAEYTHGDIGWEFWCKEGDPLPKRTTDLLRNTDCALFGAITSKPKEEAEAELDPALKGKGFIYASPIVRLRQEFNLRTNLRPCRAYKGNPLNFRDDIDIVVFRENTEDLYAGVEFHPLPAEVMQTLVKHNSKMKRFESVPLEDIAVSLRINTRQGCRNIIRDAFEYAEKYGYKTVTVVEKPNVVRETSGLMVREARKIAAEYPGIALWEANIDAMCMWLIKNPQDYGVLVTSNLFGDIISDLCAQLIGGLGFSSSGNIGDHYAVFEPTHGSAPKYAGQYKVNPMAMLLTVRLMLDWLGETAMAQRLERACAAVIAEGRVRTYDMGGTSTSLDVARAVADRL